GTCTCATCCCCAGGGTTGGAACGCTCTTTTTTTACTATACAACAACTTAGTAATTATATTAATCATGACATTGATGTCACACTTAAAGAACAGCATCCTTTGTGGCCAAACCGCAAAAAATTTTATGGAACGCTTATTAGTATAACAGACAATACATTTATGCTTAATTTATCATTAGCACACCGCAAATCTGATGAGCCAGAAAATGTTAGTATTAACTGGCAGCAAGTACGTAAAGCAACACTTGTACACCATTTCTTTCAGCCAAATAAAAAACTTGGATCAACAAAAGGTCTCAATGGAGGCACTACATGAATCTAGAATTAAAAAAAGCTCTTGATCAAATAAGTAAAGATAAAGGGCTTGATCGTGATA
The sequence above is drawn from the Lawsonia intracellularis PHE/MN1-00 genome and encodes:
- a CDS encoding ribosome maturation factor; this translates as MNSAALIETITQLISPLITAQGLKLWGIELINIPQPIIKIFVDTIETNRLHENNIINSKSEQITIEQCASLSRLIGLTLEVEELFPNKWTLEVSSPGLERSFFTIQQLSNYINHDIDVTLKEQHPLWPNRKKFYGTLISITDNTFMLNLSLAHRKSDEPENVSINWQQVRKATLVHHFFQPNKKLGSTKGLNGGTT